In Manduca sexta isolate Smith_Timp_Sample1 chromosome 23, JHU_Msex_v1.0, whole genome shotgun sequence, one DNA window encodes the following:
- the LOC115443319 gene encoding uncharacterized protein LOC115443319 isoform X2: MKLKKPKTDIEEVVPPQAEIIEADLYKRSYFGPDVPTLELECWEEELSEVQLQAYKNADEEYKSIQNKLDEMVKNTGGEIVYNGDQFTAYQLLGKQPVLKDLERQSADIIRSRSRSLSISKERPNKRGRPRKQREEDRDYSPSPERAKSPEQKPKKKKKDKEKYKEKEKDREKDKESTKTKDKTLAPSNVHSVVTNIRPSEATAIGGLLTGSATKTTAIVDLTKEDGNKNVADSREVSFNKLQGKTFPSLVVVARPYLRAKDAAPPSDRSALDSKVKSVLMHTPMKFTEWLIQQGLVRSEQWCAVHAGNKLKLGMYSDVSKFPYSGGYVWISECCPTRFVSVYSSSIFEGATFPPSVLLKLIYHWACQTNVQNVVQWVKVDNLYVKGLFTWLRAICTSAIHQHMGLLGGSNRKVEVGVISLGTTSHDGTQRQVKVEVLGVLDPVEKLIRLRAVEPLAEHEKNYKKRFQKILEPLTAWVHPSSVILTDLTVDKGTLVSMGFKTVHQSSTHSDSNARNSNANIMEYLRRIVPRMFQNTLSLLSRQIIQQFLDELVWRERYGISPGQAFDNIVCHISEQTKLESKDVITVRLNKIAANPFKNWKYPSGKKKDKVEEPEPEPPRSKRGRKKKEPSPSPPPKKRKKEKTLYVDDDDEEEIPLAQRRAKIKQEQDKTKEKEEKEPTTRGRRKQPRTYVDDDLDDIPLKNIKKEVKPDETVSMEKYYFGQVEGEDTKGKMAIAVQCPICNMEFNENIELMLHIYKHVMPPPAGASDDAPQCVYCLARCATDEDLVQHLKQNHPADTKSPELFTYACLICEMRFAAVLTLASHMQRSHAPLELPYACACGHRASSHRALLDHYRQHHRQQDTLFCPLCLMTVIVYADGHELTANVLLFIEHLKAHRDKLDVRCTRCVLKFVYLGRLKEHQVRDHVTVPEALPLCSEEHLITKPKNKARPPVKDCANHTITETYENVTLVLPEGMLCRECDGPLDNDQHFLGRTKCSKCPFVTSCYRAQLQHGAYCAGPHSLEDAPRRAPARSYCVCGYNTLVGTDMLTHLLSCEHKTAYSSEEEARANTVRSAEEITNGKPVEETAPPEAPVESVPAIADYAPPSVLNTQLSLDDLAPPSVLQSDQHDQELLKDAYDRPLATPRHEEPHYSLGDFEPLPQEPPPQPDFEQL; the protein is encoded by the exons ATGAAGTTGAAGAAACCTAAAACAGATATAGAG GAAGTGGTGCCTCCACAAGCGGAGATTATTGAGGCCGATCTGTACAAGAGATCATATTTTGGGCCTGATGTTCCTACTTTGGAGCTGGAATGTTGGGAGGAGGAATTGTCAGAGGTGCAACTGCAGGCCTACAAAAATGCTGACGAGGAATACAAAAGCATCCAAAACAAACTTGACGAGATGGTAAAGAACACCGGCGGTGAGATCGTATATAACGGTGACCAGTTTACGGCTTACCAACTACTTGGCAA ACAACCAGTATTAAAAGATTTAGAGCGTCAGAGTGCAGATATCATTAGATCTAGATCACGCTCACTTTCCATATCAAAAGAAAGACCTAATAAAAGAG GTCGCCCTAGGAAGCAGCGCGAGGAAGACCGCGACTACTCTCCATCCCCAGAGAGGGCCAAATCACCAGAACAGAAACctaaaaagaagaagaaagacaAAGAAAAGTATAAGGAGAAAGAGAAAGACAGAGAAAAGGATAAAGAATCAACTAAGACTAAAGATAAAACATTGGCACCATCAA ATGTGCACAGTGTGGTCACAAACATTCGACCTTCCGAGGCGACTGCAATTGGTGGTCTGCTCACTGGCAGTGCCACTAAAACTACAGCTATTGTGGATCTTACTAAAGAAGATGGCAATAAGAATGTGGCCGATTCACGTGAAGTGTCCTTCAATAAATTGCAAG GCAAAACATTCCCATCACTGGTGGTGGTGGCGCGTCCGTACCTGCGCGCCAAGGACGCCGCGCCGCCCTCGGACCGCTCGGCTCTCGACAGCAAGGTGAAGTCAGTACTCATGCATACGCCCATGAAGTTCACCGAGTGGCTCATACAGCAAGGGTTGGTGCGGTCCGAGCAGTGGTGCGCTGTGCACGCCGGGAATAAACTGAAACTTG gtATGTACTCAGATGTATCGAAATTCCCATACTCCGGCGGTTACGTTTGGATATCCGAGTGCTGTCCCACTAGATTCGTCTCTGTGTACTCAAGTTCCATATTCGAAGGGGCGACATTCCCCCCCAGCGTGCTTCTAAAACTCATCTACCACTGGGCGTGCCAAACAAACGTACAGAATGTAGTCCAATGGGTCAAAGTGGACAATTTGTATGTGAAAGGGCTATTTACGTGGCTAAGAGCTATTTGTACCTCAGCCATCCACCAGCACATGGGTTTGCTAGGTGGTTCTAATAGGAAAGTGGAGGTTGGTGTAATATCCCTGGGTACCACGAGCCATGATGGGACACAGAGGCAGGTGAAGGTCGAAGTGTTGGGCGTCTTGGATCCTGTAGAGAAATTG ATTCGTCTCCGAGCAGTCGAACCACTCGCAGAACACGAGAAGAATTACAAAAAAAGGTTCCAAAAGATCCTCGAGCCCCTCACAGCCTGGGTCCATCCATCATCAGTAATCCTCACAGACTTGACTGTAGACAAGGGAACCCTTGTCTCTATGGGCTTTAAGACTGTCCATCAATCGTCTACACATTCAGACTCCAATGCCAGGAACAGTAATGCCAACATTATGGAGTATTTAAGAAGGATTGTTCCGAGAATGTTCCAGAATACATTGTCTCTACTCTCGCGGCAAATTATACAGCAGTTTCTTGATGAACTGGTTTGGAGGGAAAG GTACGGCATATCTCCAGGCCAAGCGTTCGACAATATTGTCTGTCACATCTCAGAGCAGACCAAACTGGAAAGCAAGGATGTGATCACAGTTCGATTGAACAAGATCGCGGCCAATCCGTTCAAGAACTGGAAGTATCCTTCTGGAAAG AAAAAGGATAAAGTGGAGGAACCGGAACCGGAGCCGCCGAGAAGCAAGCGCGGGCGCAAGAAGAAGGAGCCGTCGCCCTCACCACCGCCCAAGAAAAGAAAGAAGGAGAAGACGCTGTATGTCGACGACGACGATGAAGAAGAG ATTCCGCTGGCCCAACGTCGGGCTAAGATCAAGCAAGAACAAGACAAGACGAAAGAAAAAGAAGAGAAGGAGCCAACGACGCGCGGCCGACGCAAGCAGCCGCGCACCTATGTCGACGACGACTTGGACGATATACCGCTCAAGAACATCAAAAAGGAGGTCAAGCCAGATGAAACGGTCTCCATGGAGAAATACTACTTTGGACAAGTGGAGGGTGAAGATACTAAGGGCAAGATGGCTATTGCTGTTCAG TGTCCAATCTGCAACATGGAGTTCAATGAGAACATAGAACTGATGTTGCACATCTACAAGCACGTGATGCCTCCCCCGGCCGGCGCGAGTGACGACGCGCCGCAATGTGTGTATTGTCTCGCGCGCTGTGCCACAGATGAGGACCTCGTGCAGCATCTCAAGCAGAACCATCCGGCTGATACTAAGTCACCGGAGCTGTTCACTTACGCGTGTCTTATTTGTGAG ATGCGTTTCGCGGCGGTGTTGACGCTGGCGTCGCACATGCAGCGTTCGCACGCGCCGCTGGAGCTGCCGTACGCGTGCGCATGCGGGCATCGCGCCTCCTCGCACCGCGCCCTGCTCGACCACTACCGACAACACCATCGGCAGCAGGACACGCTGTTCTGCCCACTGTGTCTCATG ACGGTGATCGTGTACGCGGACGGGCACGAGCTGACTGCGAACGTGTTGTTGTTCATCGAACACTTAAAGGCGCACCGAGATAAGCTCGACGTGCGCTGCACCAGATGCGTGCTCAAATTCGTGTACCTCG GTCGACTGAAGGAGCATCAAGTGCGAGACCATGTGACTGTTCCTGAAGCATTGCCGCTATGTTCTGAAGAACACTTGATTACCAAACCGAAG AATAAGGCCCGTCCGCCGGTAAAGGATTGCGCGAATCACACGATCACCGAGACTTATGAGAATGTCACTCTGGTTCTACCCGAAGGTATGCTGTGTAGGGAGTGCGATGGACCGCTGGACAACGATCAACATTTCCT CGGTCGCACGAAGTGTTCGAAGTGTCCGTTCGTGACGTCGTGCTACCGCGCACAGCTGCAGCACGGCGCGTACTGCGCGGGCCCGCACTCGCTCGAGGACGCGCCGAGACGTGCGCCTGCGCGCTCCTACTGCGTCTGCGGGTACAACACGCTCGTCG GTACTGATATGCTGACCCATTTGCTGTCATGCGAGCACAAGACCGCCTACAGTTCGGAGGAAGAGGCGCGCGCCAACACTGTGCGGTCTGCCGAAGAGATCACCAACGGTAAACCCGTTGAAGAAACCGCGCCACCGGAAGCG ccgGTAGAGAGCGTGCCAGCTATAGCTGACTACGCGCCGCCGTCCGTGCTCAACACTCAGCTGTCATTGGACGACTTGGCACCGCCATCCGTGTTGCAGAGTGACCag CATGATCAAGAGCTACTAAAGGACGCGTACGACAGACCGCTCGCGACGCCCAGACATGAAGAGCCGCATTACAGCCTCGGCGACTTTGAACCCCTACCGCAGGAGCCGCCGCCGCAGCCCGACTTTGAACAGCTATAA
- the LOC115443319 gene encoding uncharacterized protein LOC115443319 isoform X1: MPRRRRPDLGRRSQSNVRRATSRANRADDQRQTDQENSRIAMSELRSLEVVPPQAEIIEADLYKRSYFGPDVPTLELECWEEELSEVQLQAYKNADEEYKSIQNKLDEMVKNTGGEIVYNGDQFTAYQLLGKQPVLKDLERQSADIIRSRSRSLSISKERPNKRGRPRKQREEDRDYSPSPERAKSPEQKPKKKKKDKEKYKEKEKDREKDKESTKTKDKTLAPSNVHSVVTNIRPSEATAIGGLLTGSATKTTAIVDLTKEDGNKNVADSREVSFNKLQGKTFPSLVVVARPYLRAKDAAPPSDRSALDSKVKSVLMHTPMKFTEWLIQQGLVRSEQWCAVHAGNKLKLGMYSDVSKFPYSGGYVWISECCPTRFVSVYSSSIFEGATFPPSVLLKLIYHWACQTNVQNVVQWVKVDNLYVKGLFTWLRAICTSAIHQHMGLLGGSNRKVEVGVISLGTTSHDGTQRQVKVEVLGVLDPVEKLIRLRAVEPLAEHEKNYKKRFQKILEPLTAWVHPSSVILTDLTVDKGTLVSMGFKTVHQSSTHSDSNARNSNANIMEYLRRIVPRMFQNTLSLLSRQIIQQFLDELVWRERYGISPGQAFDNIVCHISEQTKLESKDVITVRLNKIAANPFKNWKYPSGKKKDKVEEPEPEPPRSKRGRKKKEPSPSPPPKKRKKEKTLYVDDDDEEEIPLAQRRAKIKQEQDKTKEKEEKEPTTRGRRKQPRTYVDDDLDDIPLKNIKKEVKPDETVSMEKYYFGQVEGEDTKGKMAIAVQCPICNMEFNENIELMLHIYKHVMPPPAGASDDAPQCVYCLARCATDEDLVQHLKQNHPADTKSPELFTYACLICEMRFAAVLTLASHMQRSHAPLELPYACACGHRASSHRALLDHYRQHHRQQDTLFCPLCLMTVIVYADGHELTANVLLFIEHLKAHRDKLDVRCTRCVLKFVYLGRLKEHQVRDHVTVPEALPLCSEEHLITKPKNKARPPVKDCANHTITETYENVTLVLPEGMLCRECDGPLDNDQHFLGRTKCSKCPFVTSCYRAQLQHGAYCAGPHSLEDAPRRAPARSYCVCGYNTLVGTDMLTHLLSCEHKTAYSSEEEARANTVRSAEEITNGKPVEETAPPEAPVESVPAIADYAPPSVLNTQLSLDDLAPPSVLQSDQHDQELLKDAYDRPLATPRHEEPHYSLGDFEPLPQEPPPQPDFEQL, from the exons atgccgaggagaagacgacctgacttaggtcgtcgtagtcaatcaaatgtgcgaagAGCTACCTCACGAGCTAACCGCGCTGATGACCAGAGACAGACAGATCAAGAAAATAGTCGTATTGCTATGTCAGAATTGCGTTCTTTA GAAGTGGTGCCTCCACAAGCGGAGATTATTGAGGCCGATCTGTACAAGAGATCATATTTTGGGCCTGATGTTCCTACTTTGGAGCTGGAATGTTGGGAGGAGGAATTGTCAGAGGTGCAACTGCAGGCCTACAAAAATGCTGACGAGGAATACAAAAGCATCCAAAACAAACTTGACGAGATGGTAAAGAACACCGGCGGTGAGATCGTATATAACGGTGACCAGTTTACGGCTTACCAACTACTTGGCAA ACAACCAGTATTAAAAGATTTAGAGCGTCAGAGTGCAGATATCATTAGATCTAGATCACGCTCACTTTCCATATCAAAAGAAAGACCTAATAAAAGAG GTCGCCCTAGGAAGCAGCGCGAGGAAGACCGCGACTACTCTCCATCCCCAGAGAGGGCCAAATCACCAGAACAGAAACctaaaaagaagaagaaagacaAAGAAAAGTATAAGGAGAAAGAGAAAGACAGAGAAAAGGATAAAGAATCAACTAAGACTAAAGATAAAACATTGGCACCATCAA ATGTGCACAGTGTGGTCACAAACATTCGACCTTCCGAGGCGACTGCAATTGGTGGTCTGCTCACTGGCAGTGCCACTAAAACTACAGCTATTGTGGATCTTACTAAAGAAGATGGCAATAAGAATGTGGCCGATTCACGTGAAGTGTCCTTCAATAAATTGCAAG GCAAAACATTCCCATCACTGGTGGTGGTGGCGCGTCCGTACCTGCGCGCCAAGGACGCCGCGCCGCCCTCGGACCGCTCGGCTCTCGACAGCAAGGTGAAGTCAGTACTCATGCATACGCCCATGAAGTTCACCGAGTGGCTCATACAGCAAGGGTTGGTGCGGTCCGAGCAGTGGTGCGCTGTGCACGCCGGGAATAAACTGAAACTTG gtATGTACTCAGATGTATCGAAATTCCCATACTCCGGCGGTTACGTTTGGATATCCGAGTGCTGTCCCACTAGATTCGTCTCTGTGTACTCAAGTTCCATATTCGAAGGGGCGACATTCCCCCCCAGCGTGCTTCTAAAACTCATCTACCACTGGGCGTGCCAAACAAACGTACAGAATGTAGTCCAATGGGTCAAAGTGGACAATTTGTATGTGAAAGGGCTATTTACGTGGCTAAGAGCTATTTGTACCTCAGCCATCCACCAGCACATGGGTTTGCTAGGTGGTTCTAATAGGAAAGTGGAGGTTGGTGTAATATCCCTGGGTACCACGAGCCATGATGGGACACAGAGGCAGGTGAAGGTCGAAGTGTTGGGCGTCTTGGATCCTGTAGAGAAATTG ATTCGTCTCCGAGCAGTCGAACCACTCGCAGAACACGAGAAGAATTACAAAAAAAGGTTCCAAAAGATCCTCGAGCCCCTCACAGCCTGGGTCCATCCATCATCAGTAATCCTCACAGACTTGACTGTAGACAAGGGAACCCTTGTCTCTATGGGCTTTAAGACTGTCCATCAATCGTCTACACATTCAGACTCCAATGCCAGGAACAGTAATGCCAACATTATGGAGTATTTAAGAAGGATTGTTCCGAGAATGTTCCAGAATACATTGTCTCTACTCTCGCGGCAAATTATACAGCAGTTTCTTGATGAACTGGTTTGGAGGGAAAG GTACGGCATATCTCCAGGCCAAGCGTTCGACAATATTGTCTGTCACATCTCAGAGCAGACCAAACTGGAAAGCAAGGATGTGATCACAGTTCGATTGAACAAGATCGCGGCCAATCCGTTCAAGAACTGGAAGTATCCTTCTGGAAAG AAAAAGGATAAAGTGGAGGAACCGGAACCGGAGCCGCCGAGAAGCAAGCGCGGGCGCAAGAAGAAGGAGCCGTCGCCCTCACCACCGCCCAAGAAAAGAAAGAAGGAGAAGACGCTGTATGTCGACGACGACGATGAAGAAGAG ATTCCGCTGGCCCAACGTCGGGCTAAGATCAAGCAAGAACAAGACAAGACGAAAGAAAAAGAAGAGAAGGAGCCAACGACGCGCGGCCGACGCAAGCAGCCGCGCACCTATGTCGACGACGACTTGGACGATATACCGCTCAAGAACATCAAAAAGGAGGTCAAGCCAGATGAAACGGTCTCCATGGAGAAATACTACTTTGGACAAGTGGAGGGTGAAGATACTAAGGGCAAGATGGCTATTGCTGTTCAG TGTCCAATCTGCAACATGGAGTTCAATGAGAACATAGAACTGATGTTGCACATCTACAAGCACGTGATGCCTCCCCCGGCCGGCGCGAGTGACGACGCGCCGCAATGTGTGTATTGTCTCGCGCGCTGTGCCACAGATGAGGACCTCGTGCAGCATCTCAAGCAGAACCATCCGGCTGATACTAAGTCACCGGAGCTGTTCACTTACGCGTGTCTTATTTGTGAG ATGCGTTTCGCGGCGGTGTTGACGCTGGCGTCGCACATGCAGCGTTCGCACGCGCCGCTGGAGCTGCCGTACGCGTGCGCATGCGGGCATCGCGCCTCCTCGCACCGCGCCCTGCTCGACCACTACCGACAACACCATCGGCAGCAGGACACGCTGTTCTGCCCACTGTGTCTCATG ACGGTGATCGTGTACGCGGACGGGCACGAGCTGACTGCGAACGTGTTGTTGTTCATCGAACACTTAAAGGCGCACCGAGATAAGCTCGACGTGCGCTGCACCAGATGCGTGCTCAAATTCGTGTACCTCG GTCGACTGAAGGAGCATCAAGTGCGAGACCATGTGACTGTTCCTGAAGCATTGCCGCTATGTTCTGAAGAACACTTGATTACCAAACCGAAG AATAAGGCCCGTCCGCCGGTAAAGGATTGCGCGAATCACACGATCACCGAGACTTATGAGAATGTCACTCTGGTTCTACCCGAAGGTATGCTGTGTAGGGAGTGCGATGGACCGCTGGACAACGATCAACATTTCCT CGGTCGCACGAAGTGTTCGAAGTGTCCGTTCGTGACGTCGTGCTACCGCGCACAGCTGCAGCACGGCGCGTACTGCGCGGGCCCGCACTCGCTCGAGGACGCGCCGAGACGTGCGCCTGCGCGCTCCTACTGCGTCTGCGGGTACAACACGCTCGTCG GTACTGATATGCTGACCCATTTGCTGTCATGCGAGCACAAGACCGCCTACAGTTCGGAGGAAGAGGCGCGCGCCAACACTGTGCGGTCTGCCGAAGAGATCACCAACGGTAAACCCGTTGAAGAAACCGCGCCACCGGAAGCG ccgGTAGAGAGCGTGCCAGCTATAGCTGACTACGCGCCGCCGTCCGTGCTCAACACTCAGCTGTCATTGGACGACTTGGCACCGCCATCCGTGTTGCAGAGTGACCag CATGATCAAGAGCTACTAAAGGACGCGTACGACAGACCGCTCGCGACGCCCAGACATGAAGAGCCGCATTACAGCCTCGGCGACTTTGAACCCCTACCGCAGGAGCCGCCGCCGCAGCCCGACTTTGAACAGCTATAA